In Populus nigra chromosome 1, ddPopNigr1.1, whole genome shotgun sequence, one genomic interval encodes:
- the LOC133698511 gene encoding DNA damage-repair/toleration protein DRT100-like has protein sequence MSVLLLTTLTLLFTLISVTSSCTTSDLAALQAFKSTLDEPYLGIFNTWAGTNCCSNWYGISCDPTTGRVADINLRGESEDPIFEKAGRSGYMTGSINPSICKLDRLSTLILADWKGVSGEIPECVVSLSNLRILDLIGNKISGKIPGNIGNLQRLTVLNLADNGLTGEIPSSLTKLANMKHLDLSNNMLTGQLPSDFGNLKMLSRALLSKNQLSGAIPSSISVMYRLADLDLSVNQISGWLPDWIASMPVLSTLNLDSNMISGPLPQSLLSSTGLGMLNLSKNAIEGNIPDAFGPKTYFMALDLSYNNLKGPIPSSLSSAAYVGHLDLSHNYLCGPIPVGSPFDHLEASSYSFNDCLCGNPLRAC, from the coding sequence ATGAGTGTATTACTACTCACAACACTAACTCTCCTCTTCACCCTCATCTCCGTCACTTCCAGCTGCACTACATCAGACCTAGCAGCGTTACAAGCCTTCAAGTCTACCCTCGATGAACCATACTTAGGCATCTTCAATACCTGGGCAGGCACCAACTGCTGCTCCAACTGGTACGGCATCAGCTGTGACCCCACCACGGGCAGAGTCGCAGACATCAACCTGCGTGGTGAATCCGAAGACCCCATCTTCGAAAAAGCTGGCAGGTCAGGTTACATGACAGGTTCCATCAACCCttcaatatgcaaacttgacaGACTGTCTACTCTCATTCTAGCAGACTGGAAAGGGGTTTCAGGTGAAATCCCTGAATGTGTTGTTTCTTTAAGTAATCTCCGAATCTTGGATCTCATAGGTAACAAGATCTCTGGCAAGATTCCTGGTAATATCGGGAATCTACAGAGACTCACGGTTTTAAATCTTGCCGATAACGGACTCACTGGAGAGATTCCTTCGTCACTTACAAAGTTGGCAAACATGAAGCATTTGGATCTTAGCAACAATATGCTGACTGGTCAGTTACCTTCTGATTTTGGTAACTTGAAAATGCTTAGCCGTGCATTGTTGAGTAAAAACCAGCTTAGTGGAGCCATACCAAGCTCTATATCGGTTATGTATCGGCTTGCAGACTTGGATTTGTCTGTTAATCAGATTTCGGGTTGGCTACCAGACTGGATAGCCAGCATGCCGGTTCTTTCTACGCTTAACTTGGATAGTAACATGATTTCCGGTCCATTGCCACAGTCTTTGTTGAGTAGTACCGGTTTGGGGATGTTGAACTTGAGCAAGAATGCTATTGAAGGTAACATACCGGATGCTTTCGGGCCAAAAACTTACTTTATGGCTCTTGATTTGTCGTACAACAATTTGAAGGGACCGATACCCAGCTCACTTTCGTCGGCGGCATATGTGGGGCATTTGGATTTAAGCCATAACTATCTCTGCGGACCAATTCCTGTTGGGTCACCATTTGATCACCTTGAAGCATCCTCATATAGTTTTAATGATTGTCTTTGCGGGAACCCATTGAGGGCTTGTTAG